In a genomic window of Staphylococcus taiwanensis:
- the hfq gene encoding RNA chaperone Hfq — translation MIANHNIQDQALENFKAQQTEVTVFFLNGFQMKGIIEDFDKYMISLVSQGKQHLIYKHAISTFTVEPETTNSEETASSEE, via the coding sequence ATGATTGCAAACCACAACATCCAAGATCAAGCACTAGAGAACTTTAAAGCACAACAAACTGAAGTCACTGTGTTCTTTTTAAATGGCTTTCAAATGAAAGGTATTATTGAAGACTTTGACAAATACATGATTAGCTTAGTTTCTCAAGGTAAACAACATTTGATTTACAAACATGCGATCAGCACATTTACTGTTGAACCTGAAACAACAAACTCAGAAGAAACAGCAAGTAGTGAAGAATAA